tgtatttattattattgGTTGACACTGGACTTATTTGCGTAACGAGCAAACAATTGTGACCTTAGAAAGGGTCCAAGGGAGGTTTGAAAAGGTCGTCCATCTTTCTGTAGTAGCGTATTTTGGGGTTCATCTAACTGAAACAAGGGTTtgctattttttataattgttagtCTGACGACTGAAtaattagtttataaatataagattGGGACTACACATTTTATGTGTGTCAAACTAAGCGATCTGACTTTATTATATCCATAAACCTATCTATCTATTCTTCTATTTCAAAATTCGAATTTATAATCTTGTTTTCTGATAGCTTAACCTTTTATGTGTGTTCATCGACAAACAGATTTTTATATGTCTTTCACTAACCCACCTTGTAATCATGTcttcttataatttttgaatatcACAAAAGGATtgaaaatgatgttttataattgtaaaagaaaaaCTTATTAAGTGAGAATGTGACTTATAAACCAAGAGAAAAGTACATAAAGTGAATCATTGACTTTTGGGAAGTTTTGCAATTCAAACTTCAGGAATTGTGAATACCTCGATCAACCACTTTGATTAGATTCAGTACGTTCAAACTGATTTTGTTAAAGATATGTCATTATACTGTTTCCACGATTGTATAGACAATGTTTTGTTTGTAATAATGTCAATGATGTTACTACCCTGTTAAATTCGATAGgtagcatttttttttgtaaacagatATGTACCATGTTGTTAACAAGAACATCTTTAAAGGATATATACTATCTAACACAAACGTTAACTTACATCGAGTTGGATAACCTCTTTTCACtttgctgttttttttctttgtttgacATTTTAACTACTAACCTCAGTCCATTTCCAccaatatataataatactaGTAAGATGGTCTaacaaataacaataaaataacaagAACTACAATAATGACATCTTGTTATTTCCatcatcatatgaaaataaactACCTTTTGCAAGTTTGAGCTAaactagtaaaaaaaattttccAAAGTAAATGAATTACAGATTATAGATATAACGACAACATTTAGTTCAATAATTGGCTAGctatgtttagttttaaaatctGGCCTATCTGTATTTGTGCTAAGTGCTAACCATTTTATATGCATGAAACTTCTGTCTCACGATCCTAAGTTAATTACTGTTTAATTGTCTTAAACAAAAGTACATTTTTTTCTTGCAAATCTTACTTTTCTTATCTACTCGTGTAAGCTTTAATTTATATACTGACTATTTgcattataatttgtttttggcAAAGTAGTACTCAATTACATCATACATATATGTTATTCTACATCAATCAGAAAACCATAAAGAAAAtggtgtattttattttatttttgactaagAGGATGGTGTATTTTCTTACCTACTTGTAGAAAACTTATAGATGGTTAGATATTCTATTGCAAATCTAAGCTTTTCCTATAACTTGTACAAAAACTTTTTCAAACTCCACAAGGTCGAAACTTGCTTTTATGTCTTTCAATCACAACAGTAAATAGTAAACCAGATTTTGTCTCGTCATTCAACACCCAAATtagcaagaaaaataaaaacaaaataaacctTTGCATCTAACCCCACCACAGCAAACTGAGCCAGCAAAAGATACCAAAATCTCATgaccctttttttttgaacaacaatcTCATGACCCTTAGTGATCTTCTTTCTGCACGTTAAGCTTTAATTTATATACTGGTTATTTgcattataatttgtttttggtaaagTAGTACTCAATTACATCATACATACGTATATGTTATTCTATATGAACCAGAAAACCATAAAGCGGAtggtgtattttattttatttttgactaagaggatgatgtattttattttatttttgactaagAGGATGGTGTATTTTCTTACCTACTTGTAGAAAACTTATAGATGGTAGATATTTTCTTGCAAATCTTGCTTTTCCTATAATACAAAACTTTATCAAACTCCACAAGGTCTAAACTTGCTTTTATGTCTTTCAATCAGATCAGTAAATAGTAAACCAGTTGTCTCGTCATTTCAACACCTAAagcaacaaaaaacaaaataaacctTTGCATCTTATTACCCCACCACAGCAAACTGAGGCCGCCAGCAAAAGATACCAAAATGTCACGACCCTTATGAGTCGGGTCTTTTGAGACTTCATCTCACTGTCCATCGAACCTCTCTGATCTTTCTGCACGTTAAGCTATATATTAACACTgaagacaaaaaaacaaatttataaaatataaaaaccaaaggaGAGGAAAAAAGCTCATCGatatcaaattattttattaaatagatTATTTTCTTCAACTCGGTTTTGTGGCTTGCTAGTCAAAGAACACTGTTGTCTTAGTTTGTGTGTTTTGTACTTTATCAGAGAGAGTGAAAAggacctttcttcttcttctcctcatcgCTCTTTAGTTGCCTCTCGTATCTCATCAACAcccatcatctctctctctctcttatattCTTCTTCGCTCTGTTTCTTGATATCTCTGTTCTACACAACCACAGTTCAAGAAGCTACTTGTTGTCAGAAAAGAGCAAACACAAGCTTGCTTTCATTGTCTAGAAATGGGTTCTTGCCTCAGCTCTCGTGTCAATAGTACGTTCTCTGCAACTTCAaaaaagtttccatttttataaaattttcctggaaaattttgaatttttccttCAGATTCGatctttttatgagtttatcaAGGATGGGTTTTAACAAAAGGAATGATATTTTCAAGAATCTTCACGTGATCTAAGTAAAGATTCACacttttttctttctcctcAATTTTGACTTTGGTCAACGCTTTGTGTGTTCTGCAGATAAGAGCAGTGGTCTCTACGACCTCCACCTCTCGAGTGttcaatcatcatcatcagcggCTCACAGGAGAGAAGGAGAGATACTCAGCAAGGCGAACGTCAAAAGCTTCACCTTCAACGAACTAAAACTCGCGACCAGAAACTTCAGATCGGACTCTGTTGTCGGAGAAGGCGGGTTTGGTTCTGTCTATAGAGGTTGGATCGATGAGACGACTCTCACTCCGACTAAATCTAGCTCCGGTCTTGTAATTGCTGTCAAGCGTCTTAACCCTGATGGGTTCCAAGGTCACCGAGAATGGCTGGTATGGTGGTTACACACAACACTGTTCTTGTTATGTCTCTTTAATCTCAATCGTTAATTGTCTGACTTTGAGTTGTTTGTTGTGAAATTCAGACAGAGATTAACTACTTGGGGCAGTTAAGTCACCCGAACTTAGTTAAACTGATTGGTTACTGCTTGGAAGATGAGCAAAGACTACTTGTGTATGAGTTTATGCACAAGGGTAGTCTTGAGGATCATCTCTTCACAAGTGAGTCATAACTCATAAACCAAACTATTTTATTGAAACTCTTTTAGGAGATTGTTTGTTCTTATGTTTGAATTGGTTTTTGAAGCAGCTGGTGTGAAGTGTAAGCCGCTCTCTTGGACCTTACGGGTTAAGGTTGCGCTTGATGCAGCTAAAGGTCTAGCGTTTCTTCATAGTGACCCTGTTAAAGTCATATACCGAGACATAAAGGCCTCTAACATCTTGCTTGACTCGGTATGTAACGCTCTTTCGAATAAAAGTCTCGTTGTTCTCTTTAATTAAAGGATTAATTTGGTTTCTATTGCATTGACAACAGGACTTCAATGGAAAACTTTCAGACTTTGGGTTAGCCAGGGACGGTCCAATGGGAGAAACAAGCTATGTCAGTACAAGAGTCATGGGTACATTTGGCTATGCTGCTCCTGAGTATGTGTCCACAGGTACTAAGATATGATACAATCAATGGTTAGataatgaaaaatattgttttataatgTCAAGAGTAGCATAGTGTTACATGCTTGATTCTTGTTTTCATCCtctcattatttttttctttttcaggtcACTTGAATGCTAGAAGTGACGTGTACAGTTTCGGAGTTGTGCTTCTAGAAATACTATCTGGGAGGCGAGCATTGGACCATAACCGACCAGCCAGGGAGCACAACCTTGTGGACTGGGCTAGGCCGTACCTCTCAAGCAGGCGAAAGGTTCTACTAATTGTGGACTCTCGTCTTGAGTCACAGTACAAACCTGAAGAGGCAGTGAGATTGGCAAGCATTGCTGTGCAGTGCATCTCGTCTGAACCTAAGTCAAGACCGACCATGGACCAAGTGGTCCGAGCCTTGATACAGCTGCAGGAAAGCATGGCTAAACCGGCTAAAGTTGACCCGGGTAAAGATACCAAGAACGTTGTGGGATTGAAAACGGAAGACAAGTACCAGAAAAAGGGTTTAAACAAAAAGACCATTGGTTTGTAGTAGGTAGATTATAAGGATGTGGTTAGGTCTCATGTCTCCTCGTGTGTTTGTAATATTGCGTGTAGTGATTTTGTGACACTAGTTGTAGTTTTGCTCCTGATATggagatttttttctttcttgttttctctgtctatttgattagatacatagtttaatttttattttctatgtcATCTCTCATACAAGTTTTGTTTTGTgtacctttttctttcttttgcaaACATGATTTTCATTTTTAGTAAACCATTCTTGCATCTAATTTCCAAAGATATATCcatcttattaaaatagaagtacatttataaattaacccttaaaatttcaatttatttacgCCTCATATCACTGAAGTAATAACTAATCTTATCTTTAAAcattaactgtttttttttctaatttatataCAATTACTTGAAATAAATTCACAtcaaattcatgataaatcttaaatttaattaatacacCACAATTCGAAATCCATATATTTATGATCTTCGTAATTGGCAAgtcttaaattataaaaatacatgacCTAATAAATCTATAATCACTACTTTCTCAATTTACtttgtttcaatttttcttaaaaataaatttcactgattaataaataaatatatacgaattattataaactattataaaatatattttgatgatatagtaaaataatggaaatatgataatatatatgtatatatatttaacaaccaTAATTACATTATGaactttttaaattagttttaaaataatttaagtaaACGTacagaaaaactaaaaaaaaatcatttcatttACAATATAATATTGTCAAAGTTTACAACATACTTagctaaaataattataaaatcaaaataaataccattggttaaaatttaaaacctataacaattttaaatatatatatatattttatattgatattaaaaattaattttcatattttcacaaGATGAatatgtgatatttttatttagttatgtgTGTCATTAGTTTTAGTCAAAAGAATTATATAAAACTCAACAtgcatttatataaaattgatttcGAATATGGAAGGTGTGtcattaattaataaacatgataAAAACGGGATataatgttaaatataaaacaataattaatttacaaaaacgtaaaataacttgtaaaaaccaCCTAAACCAGTTTAGATATCCTTTTACTCAATTTAGAACACAATatcgttttaaaaatatatagttatatttttattatttattagtaataactaaaaattaaaactacataaaataatcatttatataatatatacataaatataaattattccatttatatattattggtAGCTTATTTTCATACAAATTAAATTTCactcaaaatcaaataaaataaatttatatgataaatatatGCTGATGTAATTGaatgttaaaaacaaaatataattactcAATGTAATAAATAgaattattatgtttaaaatgttatatttaacaattatataatatgtgttaaataatataatttatattaaacaaaattttacttataaaaatgaaaataaataccGTGCGGTCGTACGGGTCAGGTTCTAGTGAGACTTATTATAAGAGAACGCTAAAGAATTTGAGAAATATTGGTTTacatttattatcttatttcatCATGCATTATCTTTTCCTTCTTTTATTAATTAGTGAATAACAACAGATGGTAGAGAATACTTTTCGGTAGGTATGGTGATTCTTCAATGAGATGAAGTCGTTTTCAGAGATGTGGAATATGCCGGGGATGTGTTGTGCTTTATTCAGTgccaaaaaaaatgatgatcAGATTAATGTTTTCTTTTGCAACCCTTGTGGTTTGTAGAAGATATATCTTAAAAACGGTTGGTGTGGGGCATGTTGTATTTTACTTTACTTTATGTTGGTTATGTTGTTAGAACGTTAGCTAATAGTACGTTCTCTTTTTATTTCTGAACGGCGCTGATAGTACGTTCTCAATATCATTTCAACTAACATAATATAAGCAAGGAAAAATTTGCGAGATAGCtatatttagagaaaaaatttaGGTCAATATCATTGGTTTTGACATAATTAGACAAATAACAATTATGCATTAAGTGAGTCAGTTTTAATCGTCTCTTGCACAAGTAGGTGAACGATAGAATGTTAGATGACATAGACAAAAGTAGGAGGTGAAGCATAGAAGGTTAGATGACGTAGACAAATTGAGGTATGACTACTATTTAGTTCACAtatgaaataatataaataaccaCCTCACACATTTATGATCACGTACATATGtactgaatgttttattttacatCACCGAAATAATACAAATTTCTAACTTCACCCACATATTCTAATACTAAACATTACGCCAACTCCAACCTCTGTATACTAAACATTATCCCAACCAAACCCCAACCCCTTAAtactgaaccctaaaccctaatcaataaaccctaaactcaaatacaaatcctaaacccaaatataaatcctaaacctaaatagaatgaaacaaaataaatagcatgGTATATTGGTGAAACTATGAAATATCAATGATTTCATGGAAGAAGTTGATGCTGACCCTAACCATATCCCTTCAtcatctaaatactaaaccctaaaacatattCACTAAACCCTACACCCTattcactaaatcctaaactcaaaaataaaccataaacccaaatataatggaacaaaaataaatagcatggtatatattggtgaaattatgaaatatctatGATTTCATGGAAGAATTTAAAGTTAATGTTGACCACAGCCATACCCCTCACCTTCTAaataataaaccctaaaccatattctttaaatcctaaacccaaatataaactctaaacccaaatagaataaaacaaaataaatagtatgGTATATATTGGTgaataataaaatgtttatgATTTCATGGAATAAGTTAATGATGACCCCAACCATATCCcctcaccttctaaatactaaaccctaaattgtaTTCactaaccctaaactcaaatataaaccttAGACCCAAATATCAAAgtgtaaaaaaatacatatatgtaatattaaactatacaatCAAGATCATAGTACGATATTTACTTATTCAAAAACTATATTTCCAAACAAAGTAAAACATTCTTTAGTAATCATCAAATGAAATGGAACatgataaaatataacaataacaGAACATATCATAATAGGAATAGAACAAACATAATacatattgttttacatttctattccatatgcaaatagaatagaacaaaataaacgaaaactgttcatcttctccaatcAACTTAACTCATTCATGGCGACAAAATATAAGTGTATCTGGAGATAGTACAT
The window above is part of the Brassica napus cultivar Da-Ae chromosome C8, Da-Ae, whole genome shotgun sequence genome. Proteins encoded here:
- the LOC106396925 gene encoding probable serine/threonine-protein kinase PBL1 isoform X2, with the translated sequence MGSCLSSRVNNKSSGLYDLHLSSVQSSSSAAHRREGEILSKANVKSFTFNELKLATRNFRSDSVVGEGGFGSVYRGWIDETTLTPTKSSSGLVIAVKRLNPDGFQGHREWLTEINYLGQLSHPNLVKLIGYCLEDEQRLLVYEFMHKGSLEDHLFTTGVKCKPLSWTLRVKVALDAAKGLAFLHSDPVKVIYRDIKASNILLDSDFNGKLSDFGLARDGPMGETSYVSTRVMGTFGYAAPEYVSTGHLNARSDVYSFGVVLLEILSGRRALDHNRPAREHNLVDWARPYLSSRRKVLLIVDSRLESQYKPEEAVRLASIAVQCISSEPKSRPTMDQVVRALIQLQESMAKPAKVDPGKDTKNVVGLKTEDKYQKKGLNKKTIGL
- the LOC106396925 gene encoding probable serine/threonine-protein kinase PBL1 isoform X1; protein product: MGSCLSSRVNNKSSGLYDLHLSSVQSSSSAAHRREGEILSKANVKSFTFNELKLATRNFRSDSVVGEGGFGSVYRGWIDETTLTPTKSSSGLVIAVKRLNPDGFQGHREWLTEINYLGQLSHPNLVKLIGYCLEDEQRLLVYEFMHKGSLEDHLFTTAGVKCKPLSWTLRVKVALDAAKGLAFLHSDPVKVIYRDIKASNILLDSDFNGKLSDFGLARDGPMGETSYVSTRVMGTFGYAAPEYVSTGHLNARSDVYSFGVVLLEILSGRRALDHNRPAREHNLVDWARPYLSSRRKVLLIVDSRLESQYKPEEAVRLASIAVQCISSEPKSRPTMDQVVRALIQLQESMAKPAKVDPGKDTKNVVGLKTEDKYQKKGLNKKTIGL